One window of Corynebacterium accolens genomic DNA carries:
- a CDS encoding pyridoxal phosphate-dependent aminotransferase — MAMTSPKPRIFDQSEKLKGIAYDIRGEVSAEAERMELDGHTILKLNTGNPAVFGFDAPDVIMRDMISALPTSQGYSTSKGITSARRSIVTRYELEDFPHFDINDVFLGNGVSELITMTTQALLNNGDEILIPAPDYPLWTAATSLAGGTPVHYLCDEEDDWNPSIEDIRSKVTEKTKAIVVINPNNPTGAVYSREVLQQIVDIAREHNLLILADEIYDRILYDDAKHISIASLAPDLLTFTFNGLSKAYRVCGYRAGWMVITGPKHHAHGLIEGLELLAGTRLCPNVPAQHAIQVALGGRQSIYELTGAGGRLLRQRDIAYDKINEIPGVSAVKPKGALYLFPRLDPNVYEIHDDSKLMLDILKAEKILMVQGTGFNWPHPDHFRVVTLPWASQLENAIERLGNFLVSYRQ; from the coding sequence ATGGCCATGACTTCTCCCAAACCCCGCATCTTTGACCAGTCCGAAAAATTAAAGGGCATCGCTTACGATATTCGCGGTGAGGTCTCAGCGGAAGCGGAGAGAATGGAACTGGACGGCCACACCATCCTCAAGCTCAATACCGGCAACCCCGCCGTCTTTGGCTTCGATGCACCCGATGTCATCATGCGCGATATGATCAGCGCCTTGCCCACCTCCCAGGGCTATTCCACCTCTAAAGGCATTACCTCGGCCCGGCGGTCCATCGTCACGCGCTATGAGCTCGAGGACTTCCCGCATTTTGATATCAACGATGTCTTCTTGGGCAATGGTGTATCAGAACTTATTACCATGACCACCCAGGCGCTGCTCAATAACGGCGATGAGATCCTTATCCCGGCGCCCGATTACCCGCTGTGGACCGCAGCAACCTCGCTGGCCGGAGGCACCCCGGTGCACTACCTGTGCGATGAAGAAGACGACTGGAACCCATCCATCGAGGATATTCGGTCCAAGGTCACCGAAAAGACCAAGGCCATCGTGGTCATCAACCCCAATAACCCAACGGGTGCGGTGTATTCGCGCGAGGTCCTGCAGCAAATCGTGGACATCGCCAGGGAGCACAACCTGCTGATTTTGGCCGATGAGATTTATGACCGCATCCTGTATGACGATGCGAAGCATATCTCCATCGCCTCGCTGGCCCCTGATCTCTTGACCTTTACCTTTAATGGCCTATCCAAGGCCTACCGCGTCTGCGGTTACCGCGCAGGCTGGATGGTCATTACGGGCCCGAAGCACCATGCGCATGGGCTTATCGAGGGCCTCGAATTGCTGGCCGGTACCCGCCTATGCCCGAATGTTCCCGCACAACACGCCATCCAGGTGGCGCTGGGCGGGCGCCAATCCATCTACGAGCTCACCGGGGCTGGGGGACGATTGCTGCGCCAGCGCGATATCGCCTACGACAAGATCAATGAGATCCCCGGGGTGTCCGCGGTAAAGCCCAAGGGCGCGCTGTACCTCTTCCCGCGCCTGGATCCCAATGTCTATGAGATTCACGATGATTCCAAGCTCATGTTGGACATCCTCAAGGCCGAAAAGATCCTCATGGTCCAAGGCACCGGCTTCAACTGGCCGCACCCGGATCACTTCCGCGTGGTCACGCTGCCCTGGGCTTCCCAGCTGGAAAACGCCATCGAGCGCTTGGGCAATTTCTTGGTAAGCTACCGCCAATAG
- a CDS encoding YibE/F family protein — MLIGLVLLWPSSATSEHTSEEFESTYALNHPQVEATVEKTDHSACQSEQTGLAFDTPPLIPEKEEVDCDRALVKITSGEDEGKMTQLVTYGNAGDPELQPGDNIVLSKATDPTGSVSYAFADYQRSNSLLLWGVVIAIVIIAFAAWHGVRAIIGLGLSLGIVFSFLIPALIAGTNPLWVALAACTAIILLAVPLVHGVNWKSASAVGGSLTALAIAAFLAWAAIDSSQLQGYSSEDNLKLLLYMPNVSILGVLLCGFVVGALGSLADVAIAQASTITELHESDPAASPLELFLSAMRVGRDHIASMVYTLILTYTGAALPLLLLITAAERPAGQILSSDLVATELLRSGVGAMALTLAVPITTLIAAFTVPSHRR, encoded by the coding sequence ATGCTGATTGGCCTCGTCCTGCTGTGGCCCTCTAGTGCTACCTCAGAGCACACTTCGGAGGAGTTCGAGTCCACCTACGCGCTGAACCACCCGCAGGTTGAGGCAACAGTGGAAAAGACCGACCATTCCGCGTGCCAATCGGAGCAGACCGGCCTGGCCTTCGATACCCCGCCGCTGATTCCGGAAAAGGAAGAGGTGGACTGTGACCGGGCGCTGGTGAAGATCACCTCCGGCGAGGACGAGGGAAAGATGACCCAATTGGTCACCTACGGCAACGCGGGCGACCCAGAATTGCAGCCGGGCGATAATATCGTGCTCTCTAAGGCCACCGATCCCACCGGATCCGTCTCGTATGCCTTTGCCGATTATCAGCGCAGCAATAGCCTCCTGCTGTGGGGAGTGGTCATCGCTATTGTCATCATCGCTTTTGCGGCCTGGCATGGGGTGCGCGCGATCATCGGCTTGGGGTTGAGCCTTGGCATCGTCTTTAGCTTCCTCATCCCAGCGCTCATCGCAGGCACCAATCCCTTGTGGGTGGCGCTCGCTGCCTGTACCGCCATCATTCTCCTTGCCGTTCCCCTCGTCCACGGCGTGAATTGGAAATCCGCCTCCGCAGTGGGCGGTTCCCTGACCGCGCTCGCCATCGCCGCGTTCCTTGCGTGGGCGGCCATCGATAGTTCGCAGCTGCAAGGCTATAGCTCCGAAGACAACCTCAAGCTGCTGCTGTATATGCCCAATGTGTCCATCCTGGGCGTGCTGCTGTGTGGCTTCGTCGTCGGCGCATTGGGCAGCCTTGCCGATGTCGCCATCGCCCAAGCCTCCACCATCACCGAGCTGCACGAATCCGATCCCGCGGCCTCACCGCTCGAGCTTTTCCTATCCGCCATGCGGGTCGGCCGCGACCACATTGCCTCGATGGTCTATACCCTCATTTTGACCTATACCGGCGCCGCATTGCCCCTACTCCTGCTCATCACCGCCGCCGAACGCCCCGCGGGGCAAATTCTCAGCAGCGATCTCGTCGCCACCGAGCTCCTGCGCTCCGGCGTCGGCGCCATGGCGCTGACCCTCGCGGTACCGATTACCACGCTGATTGCCGCGTTTACCGTCCCGTCACACCGCCGTTAG
- a CDS encoding UDP-glucose dehydrogenase family protein, giving the protein MRMTVIGTGYLGATHAACMAELGHEVLGVDVDEDKISVLQSGKVPFFEPGLPEVLERNITAGRLGFSTDYEEAAQFADVHFLGVGTPQRRGSYAADMTYVKAVITDLVPKLRGEHVIFGKSTVPVGTAAELQELADGLASEGTRVEIAWNPEFLREGYAVHDTITPDRIVIGTRESESRVEELAREIYAQPLAQDTPFIVTDLQTAELVKVSANAFLATKISFINAVSEICEIAGADVVALADAIGIDKRIGRKFLGAGLGFGGGCLPKDIRAFMARAGELGADQALTFLREVDAINMRRRDRMVDLSKEAFHGSLLGHRVTVLGCAFKPNSDDVRDSPALSVAGSLSLAGAAVTVYDPEGMDNAKKVFPTLDYAADTESALREAELVILATEWQQFKELDPNEAGELVDNRHIIDGRNVLDVAAWSNAGWKIQALGRTL; this is encoded by the coding sequence ATGCGGATGACTGTTATTGGCACCGGTTACTTGGGTGCTACCCACGCCGCCTGCATGGCGGAGTTGGGGCATGAAGTTTTAGGTGTCGATGTAGACGAAGATAAAATCTCCGTCTTGCAATCGGGCAAGGTTCCGTTCTTCGAGCCGGGGCTGCCGGAGGTGCTCGAGCGCAATATCACTGCTGGGCGCTTAGGATTTAGCACGGATTATGAGGAGGCCGCACAGTTTGCCGACGTGCACTTTCTCGGCGTGGGAACCCCGCAGCGCCGCGGTTCCTATGCGGCAGACATGACCTATGTCAAGGCTGTCATCACGGACTTGGTACCCAAGCTGCGCGGGGAACACGTTATCTTCGGCAAATCCACCGTTCCGGTAGGCACGGCGGCGGAACTCCAGGAACTTGCGGACGGTTTAGCGTCCGAGGGAACTCGCGTGGAGATCGCGTGGAATCCGGAATTCTTGCGCGAGGGTTATGCGGTGCACGACACCATCACCCCGGACCGCATCGTGATTGGAACCCGTGAATCGGAATCTCGTGTGGAGGAGCTTGCCCGCGAGATCTACGCGCAGCCGTTAGCGCAGGATACGCCCTTCATCGTGACCGACCTGCAGACCGCAGAGTTAGTAAAAGTCTCCGCCAACGCCTTTTTGGCCACCAAGATTTCCTTCATCAATGCGGTCTCTGAGATTTGTGAGATCGCGGGGGCAGATGTGGTGGCGCTGGCGGATGCCATTGGCATAGACAAGCGCATTGGTCGCAAGTTCCTCGGCGCGGGCCTGGGTTTTGGCGGTGGTTGCCTGCCTAAGGATATTCGCGCCTTTATGGCGCGCGCCGGTGAGCTCGGCGCCGATCAGGCCCTGACCTTCTTGCGCGAGGTGGACGCGATTAATATGCGCCGGCGCGACCGCATGGTGGACCTGTCTAAAGAAGCCTTCCATGGCTCCCTATTGGGTCACCGCGTTACCGTGCTGGGCTGTGCTTTTAAGCCCAATTCGGATGATGTGCGCGATTCGCCGGCGCTCTCGGTTGCTGGGTCCTTGTCCTTGGCGGGTGCCGCGGTGACCGTCTATGACCCCGAGGGTATGGACAACGCCAAGAAGGTTTTCCCCACCTTGGACTATGCCGCCGATACGGAATCCGCCCTGCGGGAGGCGGAATTGGTCATCCTGGCCACCGAGTGGCAGCAGTTTAAGGAGCTGGATCCGAACGAGGCTGGCGAGCTCGTGGATAATAGGCACATTATCGATGGCCGCAATGTGCTCGACGTTGCGGCTTGGTCCAACGCCGGTTGGAAGATTCAGGCGCTGGGCCGCACGCTCTAA
- the dcd gene encoding dCTP deaminase gives MLLSDRDIRSAVDSGELGIEPFDSELIQPSSVDVRLDKYFRVFNNSRYTHIDPKAEMPELTTLVEVEEGQSFILHPGEFVLGATLEKFTLPADLAGRLEGKSSLGRLGLLTHSTAGFIDPGFSGHITLELSNTANLPIALWPGMKVGQLAIFKMTSPAESPYGTGALGSKYQGQRGPTPSKSYLNFRRD, from the coding sequence GTGCTTCTTTCAGATCGTGATATTCGTTCCGCCGTTGATTCCGGAGAGCTGGGCATCGAGCCCTTTGATAGTGAGCTTATCCAGCCTTCTTCCGTTGACGTGCGCTTGGATAAGTACTTCCGGGTATTCAATAACTCCCGCTATACGCACATTGACCCCAAGGCGGAGATGCCGGAACTGACCACCTTGGTGGAGGTAGAAGAGGGGCAATCTTTTATTCTCCACCCCGGCGAGTTTGTCCTTGGTGCCACGCTGGAGAAATTCACCCTCCCGGCTGACCTGGCTGGACGGCTGGAGGGAAAGTCGTCGCTGGGGCGGCTGGGTCTGCTGACCCACTCCACCGCGGGCTTTATCGATCCCGGCTTTTCCGGGCACATTACTTTAGAGCTCTCCAATACCGCGAACTTGCCCATTGCGCTGTGGCCGGGGATGAAGGTGGGCCAGCTTGCTATCTTTAAGATGACCTCGCCGGCGGAAAGTCCGTACGGTACGGGTGCCTTGGGATCGAAATACCAGGGCCAGCGCGGGCCAACGCCATCAAAGTCTTACCTGAACTTCCGCAGGGATTAA
- a CDS encoding recombinase family protein, with protein sequence MSPPTARVSTDLEEQQSSYHAQVDYYTRYINEHAGWQLVGIYTDEGITGTSTKHREGFKQMITDALDGKIDLIITKSVSRFARNTVDTLTHVRLLKDRGVEVYFEKENIWTLDSKGELLITIMSSLAQEESRSISENVTWGHRKRFVDGKVMVPYKSLLGYKKGADGNLAIDEERAPVVREIYGLFLAGKSIREIKDTLETEGHLTPRGKTTWHVTTTRSILSNEKYKGDALLQKTYTADFLTKTIKRNDGEVAQYYVTGNHAPIIGPEVRDQVQYELATRHGEGSGSKLHLFSSRLKCADCGGWYGRKTWSSTTNKHTVWHCNNKHAGDQVCATPTLRDHQIKTAFLTALSQLGPALEAPSLREDLAAVFDTKQLEAEREDLAERQAELEAAFTAMVAHNQHVATDQDEYTKQIKRIETDYNHATDRLKNLETQSNERQVKHNALLAAYDQLSRAPVSTFQPTQWTALIDQTTVREEAIKFFFRDGRAISVDL encoded by the coding sequence GTGTCGCCGCCTACCGCTCGGGTTTCCACAGACCTGGAAGAGCAACAATCCTCTTACCACGCCCAGGTCGACTACTACACCAGATACATCAACGAGCATGCAGGCTGGCAACTCGTCGGTATCTACACCGATGAAGGCATTACCGGAACCTCAACGAAACACCGTGAAGGCTTCAAACAGATGATCACCGATGCCCTGGACGGCAAGATTGATCTCATCATCACCAAATCCGTCTCCCGGTTCGCCCGTAACACTGTTGATACGCTCACTCACGTTCGCCTGCTCAAAGACCGGGGAGTGGAGGTCTACTTCGAGAAAGAAAACATTTGGACGCTGGACTCCAAAGGCGAACTACTCATCACCATCATGTCCAGCCTCGCGCAGGAAGAATCCCGCTCCATCTCCGAAAACGTCACCTGGGGGCACCGTAAGCGCTTCGTGGACGGGAAAGTCATGGTGCCCTACAAATCCTTGCTTGGCTACAAGAAAGGAGCGGACGGCAACCTTGCCATCGACGAAGAACGAGCCCCTGTGGTGCGTGAAATCTACGGCCTATTCCTGGCAGGCAAATCCATCCGCGAAATCAAAGACACCCTCGAAACAGAAGGACACTTGACGCCACGCGGAAAAACCACATGGCACGTCACCACGACCCGTTCGATCCTGTCGAACGAGAAATACAAAGGCGACGCCCTCTTACAGAAGACGTACACTGCTGATTTCTTGACTAAGACCATCAAGCGTAACGATGGTGAGGTTGCCCAGTACTACGTCACCGGAAACCACGCACCAATCATCGGCCCTGAGGTGCGGGATCAAGTTCAATACGAACTAGCCACCCGTCACGGGGAAGGAAGCGGCTCGAAACTCCACCTGTTCTCTTCCCGCCTGAAATGCGCCGACTGTGGCGGCTGGTACGGACGTAAAACCTGGTCATCGACCACGAACAAACACACCGTGTGGCACTGTAACAACAAACACGCAGGCGACCAGGTCTGCGCTACTCCCACGCTACGTGACCACCAGATCAAGACCGCCTTCCTGACCGCGCTGTCACAACTTGGCCCCGCCCTCGAGGCGCCGAGCCTTCGTGAAGACCTCGCAGCGGTATTCGACACCAAGCAACTCGAAGCCGAGCGGGAGGACCTGGCCGAACGGCAGGCTGAACTAGAAGCCGCGTTCACTGCGATGGTGGCACACAACCAGCATGTTGCGACCGACCAAGACGAGTACACCAAGCAGATCAAACGCATCGAGACCGACTACAACCACGCCACCGATCGATTGAAGAACCTGGAGACGCAGAGCAACGAGCGCCAAGTCAAACACAACGCGCTGCTTGCCGCGTACGACCAACTCTCAAGAGCGCCGGTCAGCACATTCCAGCCAACCCAGTGGACAGCCCTCATCGACCAAACCACCGTCAGGGAAGAGGCCATCAAGTTTTTCTTCCGTGACGGGCGCGCTATTAGCGTCGACCTATAG
- a CDS encoding zinc ribbon domain-containing protein: MNKVRKIDLRTGKLRQRMIEIPEDSVIRHLIRGDRSGLDEAESLNLLRFEVGEFLRVVFLPHKRDLTASFDAVQAEISRRRENGLAATPSKNTGCFTGKITCPACGWNYQRKTRTRATMPDYKFWRCWNACKGHGNSCGSHNLRETMRENLMTDILDLERFDESAVAEHLDVIHAYPDRLDITLKDGTTITTGLDEKGHLR; encoded by the coding sequence GTGAATAAGGTTCGCAAAATCGATCTGCGGACCGGCAAGCTCAGACAGCGCATGATCGAGATCCCAGAAGATTCGGTCATACGTCATCTGATACGCGGAGATCGTTCCGGACTCGACGAAGCTGAATCCCTCAACCTTCTCAGATTTGAGGTTGGGGAGTTCTTGCGTGTCGTCTTTCTTCCCCATAAAAGAGATCTTACGGCTTCGTTTGACGCGGTGCAAGCCGAGATCTCCCGCCGTCGAGAAAACGGCCTGGCAGCAACCCCATCGAAAAACACCGGGTGCTTCACTGGCAAGATCACCTGCCCAGCCTGCGGGTGGAACTATCAACGCAAAACCCGCACACGTGCCACCATGCCCGACTACAAATTCTGGCGCTGCTGGAACGCCTGCAAAGGACACGGCAACTCGTGCGGGAGCCACAACTTGCGCGAAACCATGCGCGAAAACCTCATGACAGACATCCTCGATCTCGAGCGTTTCGATGAGAGCGCCGTCGCAGAGCACCTCGACGTCATCCACGCGTATCCCGATCGGCTCGACATCACGCTGAAGGATGGCACCACCATCACCACCGGCCTGGACGAGAAAGGACACCTACGATGA
- a CDS encoding IS256 family transposase, with product MARRDPADKAKIDAIEKKLLANPEIAKLIDELGTSTTDANDLVRGMLQASITRGLNAEMDAHLGYEPGDRAAKATAETDNHRNGTYPKTVDSNYGPVNIDVPRDRNGTFVPTMVPKGSRRLTDVDDMIVSLYAGGMTIRDIQHHMATAMRVDISHETISAVTDAVLDEVMIWQNRQLDEFYPVIFLDALRIKVRDGGRVVNKSAYMAIGVDLDGIKHILGLWIAKEEGVSFWAHVCANLSNRGVKDVFIVCCDGLKGLPEAVEATWPNSMVQTCIVHLIRAANRWVSYGDRRAVSAALKKVYTATDESTAEAALKEFSDSELGVKYPQSVKVWQDAWDRFVPFLQFPPAARKVIYTTNSIESFNNQLRKATRNRVQFTNDESALKTLWLMICNIEDKRAAKRAKQGKRVSATAGRLMEGARVSGWKQAINQMAVAFPDRFDKYL from the coding sequence ATGGCGAGACGAGATCCGGCTGATAAGGCCAAGATTGATGCGATTGAAAAGAAGCTGCTTGCTAACCCAGAAATCGCGAAACTGATTGATGAGCTAGGCACGTCCACCACGGATGCCAACGACCTAGTTCGGGGCATGTTGCAAGCCTCAATTACCCGGGGTTTGAATGCTGAAATGGATGCCCACCTAGGCTATGAGCCCGGCGATAGAGCAGCTAAAGCTACTGCTGAAACAGACAATCACCGCAACGGCACCTACCCGAAAACCGTGGATTCTAACTACGGGCCAGTAAACATTGATGTTCCACGAGACAGAAACGGCACGTTTGTTCCTACTATGGTGCCCAAAGGCTCCAGGCGGCTAACAGATGTTGACGATATGATTGTCAGCTTATATGCCGGCGGAATGACCATTCGGGATATCCAGCACCATATGGCTACTGCGATGCGGGTTGATATCTCCCATGAGACGATTTCGGCGGTTACAGACGCAGTCTTGGATGAGGTCATGATCTGGCAAAACCGCCAGTTAGACGAGTTCTACCCCGTGATATTCCTGGATGCGTTGCGCATTAAAGTCCGCGACGGCGGCCGGGTAGTTAACAAGTCTGCGTACATGGCAATCGGGGTGGACCTCGACGGGATCAAGCACATCCTGGGATTGTGGATCGCCAAAGAAGAAGGCGTCTCCTTTTGGGCACACGTGTGCGCCAACTTATCTAACCGTGGGGTCAAAGACGTCTTTATCGTCTGCTGTGACGGGCTGAAAGGCCTACCAGAAGCAGTGGAGGCAACCTGGCCGAACTCTATGGTACAAACCTGTATCGTGCACCTGATTCGCGCCGCGAATCGGTGGGTGTCTTACGGGGATCGCCGGGCTGTATCAGCCGCGTTGAAGAAGGTTTATACGGCTACTGATGAATCCACGGCAGAAGCAGCGTTGAAGGAATTTTCCGATTCTGAACTGGGTGTGAAGTATCCTCAGTCGGTCAAGGTCTGGCAGGATGCATGGGATAGATTCGTGCCATTTTTGCAGTTCCCACCAGCAGCAAGAAAGGTCATCTATACGACGAATTCCATTGAGTCGTTTAACAACCAATTGCGTAAAGCCACCCGCAACAGGGTGCAGTTCACCAACGATGAATCCGCGCTCAAGACGCTGTGGTTGATGATCTGCAATATTGAAGACAAACGAGCCGCAAAGAGAGCAAAGCAGGGCAAACGAGTCTCCGCGACAGCCGGCAGACTCATGGAAGGAGCCCGAGTTTCCGGCTGGAAACAAGCCATCAACCAAATGGCCGTGGCCTTTCCCGACCGCTTCGACAAATACCTATAA
- a CDS encoding VanW family protein, protein MKKAEGKNGAKGWLITLGVIVGFVLIAGIAYAWDVIANQDKIPRSVSVGGVDISAMERTAAVAKLEDELKGVETQPVTVTAGDLQSKFTPAESGLALDNQAAVDGIEEPSLNPITRLASFFRSTEDIPVETDVDDSKLQPTLDRVKDELSTDPVDGMLELNNGELKVTDPTLGQSVDGTELHDAVAANWLDKDGVQVEPEEIEPAINEAAIEKMRTGDAAKALDNPLTLKAKNNVTATLNKPEISQFTSIEKKDGQLHLVVDSNRAQQLLQERADGADVPGVNAKVKFAGGSRQVTPSQDGEIIDWKPTMEGFDKRVTGDDREWDATYKPDPAEFTTEDAENATFNDTVGEFTTGGFSSASGRNIQLVAQEVNGAVVNPGETFSLNGYTGPRGTAQGYVESGIIINGHSGSAVGGGISQFATTLYNAAYFAGMQDTAHTPHSYYISRYPAGREATVYEGAIDLQFTNTFNTPVQIETSFGGGNITVRLKGTKTVEVESINNGRWAKTEPQPRSVPGSDCSPSSGAPGFTTSDTRIIKDLSGKELSRETKTTVYDPQPIVRCS, encoded by the coding sequence GTGAAGAAGGCAGAAGGAAAAAACGGTGCAAAGGGCTGGCTTATCACGCTTGGCGTGATCGTTGGCTTCGTCCTCATTGCTGGCATCGCTTATGCCTGGGATGTCATAGCAAACCAGGACAAGATCCCGCGCAGCGTCTCCGTGGGCGGCGTGGATATTTCCGCCATGGAGCGCACCGCCGCCGTGGCCAAGCTCGAGGACGAGCTCAAGGGCGTTGAGACCCAGCCCGTGACCGTGACCGCAGGAGATCTGCAGTCTAAATTTACCCCTGCCGAATCCGGCCTGGCCCTGGATAATCAGGCCGCCGTCGATGGCATCGAGGAACCTTCCCTCAACCCCATTACCCGCCTGGCCAGTTTCTTTCGCTCCACCGAAGATATCCCGGTAGAAACCGATGTGGACGATAGCAAGCTGCAGCCCACCCTTGACCGCGTCAAAGACGAGCTTTCTACTGATCCGGTCGATGGCATGCTGGAGCTTAATAATGGCGAGCTCAAGGTCACCGATCCCACGTTGGGCCAGTCCGTAGACGGCACCGAATTGCACGATGCGGTGGCAGCGAATTGGTTGGACAAAGACGGCGTGCAGGTGGAACCGGAAGAAATCGAGCCGGCCATTAATGAGGCGGCCATTGAAAAGATGCGCACCGGCGATGCCGCCAAGGCCCTGGATAATCCGTTGACCTTGAAGGCGAAAAATAACGTCACCGCCACGCTGAATAAGCCGGAGATCTCCCAGTTCACCAGCATTGAGAAAAAGGACGGCCAGTTGCACCTGGTGGTGGATAGCAACCGCGCGCAGCAATTGCTGCAAGAGCGCGCCGATGGCGCAGACGTGCCTGGCGTGAACGCCAAGGTGAAATTCGCCGGTGGCTCCCGGCAGGTCACCCCCTCCCAGGACGGTGAAATCATTGACTGGAAGCCCACCATGGAGGGCTTTGATAAGCGCGTGACTGGCGATGACCGCGAGTGGGACGCTACCTACAAGCCTGACCCGGCCGAGTTCACCACAGAGGACGCCGAAAACGCGACGTTTAACGATACCGTGGGTGAGTTCACTACCGGCGGCTTTTCCTCCGCCTCTGGGCGCAATATCCAGCTCGTTGCCCAAGAGGTTAACGGCGCCGTTGTCAACCCCGGTGAGACTTTCTCCCTCAACGGTTACACCGGCCCCCGCGGCACCGCGCAGGGTTATGTGGAATCCGGCATCATCATCAACGGCCACTCCGGCTCCGCAGTGGGCGGTGGCATCTCCCAATTCGCCACTACCCTGTATAACGCCGCCTACTTCGCCGGCATGCAAGATACCGCGCACACCCCGCACTCGTATTACATTTCCCGCTACCCGGCCGGCCGCGAGGCCACCGTGTACGAGGGTGCCATTGACCTGCAATTTACCAATACCTTCAATACTCCAGTGCAGATTGAGACCAGCTTTGGCGGCGGCAATATCACCGTCCGCTTGAAAGGCACCAAGACGGTAGAGGTGGAATCCATCAATAACGGCCGTTGGGCCAAGACCGAGCCACAACCGAGGTCCGTGCCAGGCAGCGACTGTTCGCCATCATCCGGTGCCCCGGGCTTTACGACGTCCGATACCCGCATCATCAAGGATCTCAGCGGCAAGGAGCTTTCCCGCGAGACCAAGACCACGGTCTACGACCCCCAGCCCATCGTGCGGTGTAGCTAG